ATCGCGCTCGCCTCCCGGCGCGGGCCCCGTGCGAGCGGAGCGGGGAGGGGGCGGCCTTCGGGTCAGGTCGAGCGGCCGCGCTCGAGCGCGCCGGCGACACCGGCGGCGAAGTGCATGTCGCGGACCATGTGATACACGGCGTGACGGAGCTTCACCGGGCCGGTGACTCCCAGGACCCCGGCCGCGGCCCGGCCGCCGAGGAGCAAGAGGGGGCGCAGCCCGGCGGGGGATCGGCGCACGAGGCGGTGCGCCCGCGCCATCGCGCGCCGGAACCGGCTCGGCTCCGCCCGCGGGTCCATGCCGTCCACCCGTAGGAAGGCCCGGACGCCGGGATCGTCATGAGCCCGCGCGAACCGGACCGCCATCGCGCCGACCTCGAGGTGGCGCAGGCAGTGTTCCCGGAAACCGGCGTGAGCGGACCGGTGCCGGGCGGCGAGCTCGGGGCGGTAGACGATCGGCACGCCCGCCCGCCGGAGCCGGAAGGCGAGTTCGATGTCCTCGAGGCCGTAGCCGGTGAACCCCTCGTCGTAGCCGCCCGCGTCGCGCAGGACCCGCCGGAGCACCGAGAAGTGGCCCGTGAGGCAGTCGGTGTAGGCGACGTCCTCCCGCCGGGCGGCGAGCCGGTCGTGCCGGCGCCGTTCCTCCTCCGCGAGGAACCGCCCGAACGGCCCTCGAAAGCAGCGCGGATCCGGATCGATTCGCCCCACGACGGCGCGCGGAGGAAGCTCTTCCCGATGAGCGCCGGCGTGGCCGGCCGGTGTCTCCGGGGAGACGGTCATGTCGTCGTCGAGGACGAGCACCACGCGGCCCGCCGCCGCTTCGAGACCGCGATTGCACGCGGCGGCGCGCCCGCGGGGCGTCTCGCTGCGGACCACCCGGATCGGCAGCCCCGGTCTGGGGCGCGGCGCGAGCGGGGGGCGGCTCCCGTCGTCCGAAACGACGACCTCCATGCCTCCGGCGGGCGGCCGCGCGGCGGCCAGCGCGTCGAGCGTCTCCTCGAGACGCGTCCCGCCGTCCCGGCACGGGATGACGACCGTCAGCTCCATCCACGCTCCGCCGCCGCCCGGCCCGCCGGTGCGGCCTCCACCCTTACAATAAGCGGGCGCACGGCGCGTCGCCGTGCGGGGAGGAGCGCGGGGTGAGCGGCGCGCGGGACAACCGGAGCCGTGCGACCGTCTACCTGGTCGACGGCACCTACACCGTCTTCCGCTCGTTCTTCGCG
The sequence above is drawn from the Acidobacteriota bacterium genome and encodes:
- a CDS encoding glycosyltransferase family 2 protein, with protein sequence MELTVVIPCRDGGTRLEETLDALAAARPPAGGMEVVVSDDGSRPPLAPRPRPGLPIRVVRSETPRGRAAACNRGLEAAAGRVVLVLDDDMTVSPETPAGHAGAHREELPPRAVVGRIDPDPRCFRGPFGRFLAEEERRRHDRLAARREDVAYTDCLTGHFSVLRRVLRDAGGYDEGFTGYGLEDIELAFRLRRAGVPIVYRPELAARHRSAHAGFREHCLRHLEVGAMAVRFARAHDDPGVRAFLRVDGMDPRAEPSRFRRAMARAHRLVRRSPAGLRPLLLLGGRAAAGVLGVTGPVKLRHAVYHMVRDMHFAAGVAGALERGRST